The Lycium barbarum isolate Lr01 chromosome 10, ASM1917538v2, whole genome shotgun sequence genome includes a region encoding these proteins:
- the LOC132612671 gene encoding uncharacterized protein LOC132612671 — MQLLRGQTLKPFFRSISTTAAGGSAVKSHHNDDRNSHGFLPANKYLNSWTKPKDPKEAEAKLAFLRREYAKKVREVRKEYIHEMEMQRIEKMRKDAAKKEAQRIANEERKVAKAAEKKTKAMEREAAQQEFRKTLASSSRYPML, encoded by the coding sequence ATGCAACTCCTCCGTGGCCAAACCCTAAAGCCCTTTTTCCGATCAATTTCCACCACCGCCGCGGGCGGGTCCGCCGTAAAATCTCATCACAACGATGACAGGAACAGCCACGGGTTCCTTCCAGCAAACAAGTACCTTAATTCATGGACAAAACCTAAAGATCCTAAAGAAGCTGAAGCTAAGCTCGCGTTTTTACGGCGCGAATACGCCAAAAAAGTGAGGGAAGTTAGGAAAGAGTACATACATGAAATGGAGATGCAGAGGATTGAGAAAATGAGGAAAGACGCAGCGAAAAAGGAAGCGCAAAGAATTGCTAATGAAGAGAGGAAAGTTGCTAAAGCTGCTGAGAAGAAAACTAAAGCTATGGAAAGAGAAGCTGCCCAACAAGAGTTCCGCAAAACCTTG